In the Hevea brasiliensis isolate MT/VB/25A 57/8 chromosome 8, ASM3005281v1, whole genome shotgun sequence genome, aaaagatatataacaaatcaataattatatatttattttaatgataaaataaattatattgtcATTCTACTTATTAATAGCAACaactaaatatattttattaaacactgatcaaaataaattattatcaatTATCAGTTATCGACTAACAGTGATAATTATCTTTAACAGTTACATTTAACATGATATTagtaaaattatcaaaatataaCTGATGGCCAATAGATTATCAACAATGATATTTCATTTCCCTCATATTTCCTTAGCAACAAACAGAAAATGCATGAAATGGAAGGATAAAATTAGCCTTTAGCTGAAGCTATTTGCTGAAATCTCCTACTGGTATTAGAAGAGATTCAATTCAACGCATGGACATGAATTCATGTGTGGATTGGGCGGGCCTAAACAATAGAAACGAACTGTCTTTTTTAATGACGAGTGCTTCGTTTAGATAAACTGATTGGTCAATTTTGGATTGAACAGAAGAACCAGTCTTTctattaatttattgttatttAATAAGATACTTAAAAAGATACTAGATCGGATGATATCATTTCAGATTCGAGTTTttgaaaaatccaaaaataaaattttaaaattggagATATTTAAAACCAAATTGGATTTCGATttagatttgatttgatttttttttatgataagGTCTCAATCCATAAAGTTTTTCTAAGGATTTAGTTTTTATTaagttaattatataatttaaaatttgaaattaaattaaaatttattttcttaaatttaaatatttaatataatgtaGTTTAACAACtactttaatatatattaatatattattttcataaaataaaattaattatgtcaTTATATAATACATATAATttgtaatattatattttattaattataataaaatttatataataaatttatttagtttataattttatttcttttaataatttatttaattttattatataatatgtttaattatttaaataatttcaataaattatttaattataatttaatatgacTTTAAGATTTgcaataattattcataatattaagTATCTTATCATGATATAATAATTAAGATACAACATTTAAATTTAGGGGTAGTCAATAATATATACAATATTTAGAGTTAAGTATTTTGTGTACTTTACTCACATCGActcttttttaaatttttattatttaaaaaaaattcaaagttaTGGGCCATTAATTactgtattttaaaattttcatcttAAGATATTAAGAAtggtctttatttttctttacaaaacctaaaaaaaaaattaaaaacgaaaataaaaaaaagggaaaatgtcaattaatattacaaaaaattGTAATTCTGGTATGAAAtaatcaacacaccaaatatcaccTCATTTAGTAAAAGTTATTTAAAAAATTGCCATGTGGGATGTTtattttaaaatctaaaattaattgctgtttatttttattttttaaagaataCATATTTAATCTTCAAGTTTGAAAATTTTCTTTACAATTTTGTTACaaaattatgattaaaaataatattatctaaacaattgtattaaaaatttaaagtcattttttttatctattctAAGTAGAATcgtagtagtacaacatgacttagaagtattacacatttatgaggatttaacccaaaatcgttcagagtgaaaaaagcgaatccatatagctgaccccaaatttttaggataaaggcttagttgagttgagttgagtaagtAGAATCGTCAACTtgctaatttataataatatgattaatttcatGAGTCTTGCAAATATTAAAAGTCTTTCTTTTAAGTGATTGCAAATCGATgaaaatttcaattattaaatGATCAGAATAAAGAGATATGCTATTAATCGTATaagttttcaataatttatgttattagtttactattattttaaaaattcaaaatactGTTAAAATTTACGAATATTGAAaagtataatttaattttaattttagaagAATGACGTGAAGACCTAAAAAATAATCGAGAAAAAAATGAAGATCATAAATTATAacataattttgaatttttatatttaaaattatttcttgaatattaacATCATATTTAAGATAATAtcattgagtttttttttttagaaatctttgggcataatatatatatatatatatatatattaaattataataatttttttcttaattttattttatctaataaagatattatattgttataaaaaatatttaaaggaaaataattaataattatttgaaaaaataaaattttaatttgacttgaataaatatataattattcaaaatttactGTATTtactatatttaataaaaataatttattttaaatgattGATGGGTAACCGAATAACGTGACTTGTTTCCTAACACTACTTGATTATAGAACCTAATAGGAGACAACAACAAAAGGTCCTCAAATAGTTTTCTATTCATCCTATGGTCTAGTTTCTATTATTAAATTTGACATTAAAGCGGTGATCATCTAACCCATCAGAGTATTCTTTTTCTTTATAAATCTAATTTTTATATCTAACATCTATAGCCACTAGAAAAGAGAACATTATCaatgatataaaatttagataatttattaaaatagaatAACATATAGTAGACATAAAacgattaatgaaaatgaaagccTAACAAAAGCTGCTTTCTCCCCTTCAAAGAAATAAGAGTCGGAAGGAGGAGTTGAGATTGGCACTTTAGATTGCCTTTTTCTTGGTAATATGCCTATTGGTGAATAAGATGTTATTCCATTCCAGCTCGAGTGAAGTGCCCCAAGGGCAAGAAGAAATAAAGAAGGTGCTTGGGATCTTTTCCTTGAGCTTGGCAGTAGTAATTGTCTAGTTTCATTAAGAAAACAAAGGGCCTAATCCAGTATTAGAACATTACTGAAAATGTATCAGTTAAGATTATCAATTACTTATCagctattaattttattttttaaaatttatcaaatactTTAATTTACTTGTTTGAATATATATCAGCTCAGTATCCAAACTTGAAACACTCCCCTTAATGCTTACATACCTGAAGTCTCAGCATTTGCTTTTCCACCTCTAATTGCTACATTTAAATCCAAAATAGAACTCTTTCTGGTTCCCttaattttcttgcttctttGCTTGCGAAAGAGCTTGAGGAAAAGCTGTTTAaccacaaattacaaatattgccCCCTTGTCCCATTGTGTGTCTGTCCCTACACGATTATCATATTTCCAATCAAATCTAAATGGCTAAAATGTCACAGTGATGTTGATGTGCATATTTCAATAATCTCAAATAAAAGCTTGCCTAAACAGGCTAAGATGTATGCGTGGGGTCATCTTTGTCTTTGCCCATGTTTAAAATGATAGAGATAAGGGcgacaagaaaaaaaatatttttttcttttcaaaagaaatattattgATAGGGTAAATTATTAtctagtttttatattttaataaaattaattatttaatttttatatttaaaatatatattatttaattattatattttatttatgttaaactatttagtctattcgtcaatttttttattagttaatattgatcaaactattatttaatttttttattttagtcaaattaattagttaattcttatattttagaaaaatacataaattaattaattactgtAATTTGACTTCAATAACTATTtacttatataattatttttttatatctaaaTTACCATAATTCTCCTACTTATTTCttctttatccttccttatttctctctctcttcatTTTTTTCTCTACACCCACACACTTCTCCCCCtcattctctttttatttttattctgtTGATGAAAATGATATAAATTgtcaatacaaaaaaaaaattaattagtttttttaaaattttaaataattaaggaaaattattttcaagagaaaatataaaaataatatccaagaaattaaaaaaataaatttaaatttagtctGCACAtaacaatatttttattttttttttcaataatatatttttaaaatattatatttttcaaaatacatggaccaactaattagttttattaaaatagagagattaaatagtaatatttttcaaaatataagaatctactaattagttttcttaaaatagatatattaaataataatttgaatagtatggataataaaaaatttaacgaaaagtctaaataattaaaaaaaataaaatataaatattaaataatatattttttaaaatataaaaattaaataataattttttttaaaatatagagctaaataataatttttctttattaataataaaagttttaacccattaaatataacgTCAAAGCTAAAGGATCACATTACATAAAAAGAAGGTGGTTTAAACTCACAACTACAACAAGAAGCTCATGGTATTAATAAAGAGCCAAGTATCACCCTAACCTATCCTACTAGACAAAACCCATGACTAGAACGTTAATTAATCAAGGTAAAGGGATCCGAAAAGAAGAcccgataaaaaaaaaaaagttgcagCGCCACTGATCAAGGTCACCTCTCCATCAGACTGTGCGAAACATGATTTAAACattttagaaattaattatttgattgttTGTTGTACCTACCATCAGACAAATATTTTATGTTTGGGGACCCATGCACATGTCCTTCCTTCTCAATTATCAAGCAAACTGACCTTCATTGTATTCAACATCTGGAATCTTAATTCGTATCAAAACATGCAATTTCTCTCAGTTCCATTACTTTCCATCTTCTTCCTACTCCACTTCATTCTATGGAGCATATGGAAGAAATTAAAAACCAGCAGAGGCAACACACTAAACCTACCCCCGGGACCCCAAAAGCTACCCATCATAGGAAATATGCACCAGTTTATTGGGTATCTCCCCCATCGCAGACTGAGAGACTTGGCAAAGAAATATGGGCCAATTATGCACCTACAATTTGGACAAGTATCGACAATTGTCATTTCTTCACCAGAAACAGCTAAGGAAATAATGAAAACTCACGATGTCATCTTTGCTCAGAGGCCCTTTGTCCTGGTTGCTGAATTTATATTTTACAACCGAGGCGATATTCTTTTTGCACCTTATGGAGACTACTGGAGGCAGATTCGAAAAATTTGTACACTGGAGCTTCTTAGTTCAAAGCGTGTGCAGTTGTTCCGATCGATCAGAGAAGAAGAGGTATCAAATCTCGTTAAATCTATATCTTCCAGTGCAGgatctcctgtcaaccttagcaAAATGTTGTTTTCTTCATCTTGTTCTGTTATTGCAAGAGCAGCCTTTGGCAAGAAATGCAAAGACCAAGAAACGTTCATACCACTTGCTAAGGAAGCTCTTAAAATGATGGGAGGCTTTAGCGTTGCAGAGTTGTTCCCCTCTATTAAATTGCTTCGTGTGATTACTGGAATTCAGTATAGACTCGAGAAATTGCATAAAAGACTAGATATGGTGCTTGAGAACATAATCAATCAACATAGAATTTACAGGGCCACAGCAAAGACTAATGGTGATCAGGGTGAAGCTGAAGTGGAGGATATTGTTAATACTCTGTTGAATCTTCAAGAACATGGCAACCTTGAATTTCCATTAACAACAAACAATATCAAAGCAATTATCCTGGTTAGTATTACCTTTCACATATCAGTAACTTGTTTATTTTAAGAAAGCACTATTAGTTTTGTAGATTTTTCATTCAGTTCctgtaattatattttatttattcaatttcTGTATTTAAATTCTTAATAATTCATTTATCTTCTGTAATTATTAGAGCACTGTTCACCATAATTACTCTCTACACAGAGATTGTTTTAATCAAGTTATAACCATTATCCTGTTGTAGGATGTGTTTATTGCTGGGACTGATACATCAGCTGCAGTGGTAGAATGGGCAATGTCAGAACTGATAAAAAATCCAAGAGCGATGAGTAAAGCACAAGCAGAAGTGAGGCAAGTTCTTAACAGAAAAAGAAATGTTGAGGAAGCAGGGCTTGAAGAATTGAAGTACTTAAAGGCAGTGATCAAAGAAACTCTGAGAATACACCCTCCAGGTCCATTGCTAGCTCCCAGGGAAAATAAAGAGCAATGCCAAATCAATGGATACAACATACCCATCAAGACTAAAGTCATTGTGAATGCATGGGCAATTGGAAGGGATCCAGATTATTGGATTCATGCTGAAAAGTTTTATCCAGAGAGATTTTTGGAAAGCAAAATTGACTTCAGGGGaagtaattttgaatttttgcCATTTGGGGCTGGAAGGAGGATATGTCCAGGTCTGTCATTTGGTATAGCCAATTTGGAGCTTCCACTTGCACAGTTATTGTATCATTTTGATTGGGAACTTCCTGATAATTCCAAGAAAGAAGAACTAGACATGAGAGAGGCCTTTGGGGCAATGGTTAGAAGAAAATTTGATCTGTTTGTAATTCCTATTCCATACAATCCCTGAAGTATGAAACTGCATCATCTCTCCACATAACTTAATTGTGATTTAAGGGTTAGAATGGTTTGATGGAGTAGTGTTCTCTGTAATAAATCAGTACCTTCTGTAGTCTGtagataaataaatgaataattcaCTTGCATATTTATATACTTTTAAGTGTCTTAGCATGttatcataaataataaaattttattatatactaGTTACTAGGTGCAAATCATTAAGATTCTgaaggtcaacaaaaatgtttccATGGAACAACTGCAAAGGCTGCTTGTTTGCACCCCACAATTAACAGAGATTGGTACAGGCTCTTTTTCACAAGAGCTCACTGGCTGCCAGTACACTGAACTTGAAAATACTTTCAACCATTGCAAGAACCTAGATACCATTTGTGGTTTATGGGAAGCGACGACACCATATTTACCATTTCTCTATACAGCTTGTACAAACTTGACTTTCTTAAATTTAAGCTATGCT is a window encoding:
- the LOC110649421 gene encoding premnaspirodiene oxygenase; protein product: MQFLSVPLLSIFFLLHFILWSIWKKLKTSRGNTLNLPPGPQKLPIIGNMHQFIGYLPHRRLRDLAKKYGPIMHLQFGQVSTIVISSPETAKEIMKTHDVIFAQRPFVLVAEFIFYNRGDILFAPYGDYWRQIRKICTLELLSSKRVQLFRSIREEEVSNLVKSISSSAGSPVNLSKMLFSSSCSVIARAAFGKKCKDQETFIPLAKEALKMMGGFSVAELFPSIKLLRVITGIQYRLEKLHKRLDMVLENIINQHRIYRATAKTNGDQGEAEVEDIVNTLLNLQEHGNLEFPLTTNNIKAIILDVFIAGTDTSAAVVEWAMSELIKNPRAMSKAQAEVRQVLNRKRNVEEAGLEELKYLKAVIKETLRIHPPGPLLAPRENKEQCQINGYNIPIKTKVIVNAWAIGRDPDYWIHAEKFYPERFLESKIDFRGSNFEFLPFGAGRRICPGLSFGIANLELPLAQLLYHFDWELPDNSKKEELDMREAFGAMVRRKFDLFVIPIPYNP